TTCATTAGTATCCaaagtttaaattaaaaaaatgtaatataaaGTAGTCCAAATATTAgaagcaacaacaaaaaaactcatgcgataaaaaaataataaacagagGTAAAGGCAAAAGAAGCCACAAACCCTATGGTATGTAGAGATTGGTTTAAAAGAGAAACCCAGATGCCAAAGCAGCAACAGATGCAAACAATGCTGGGACGAACATCGCTGCAGCATCGGAAGTAGGACTTGGAGCTGGAGACTCTGCTGTCTGAGCCGCCACCTTTCCTACGGCTGAGAAAGCCACAATAGCCACCGTCAACACCACCATAAGCTTCATCTTCATTGACTCCATCTCTCCTCTTTTTTCACTTGGAAGAAATTTAGTCAGATGGATTATTTGTGTGGTTTTGCTTTTGGTGCGGTGATGAGTTTGTGGTGGCCTTGTGGTTTTGAAAGGGTATTTATAAGCCAATAAAGGAGTAGTTTATTTCATTTATTACCTAATTTTTTTAGCAAAGGAAGCACTTAGCAAGTTagcatataatattttgaaatgtaaTTTTGTAAATGTGAATATAAACTGGGGTATATATTATTCGTgaataagaaagaaacaaaacatgttGTCCAAAGAGTTTTAACAGCTGGCAGAGAGATTGGCTGTCTCTTGGCCTAAACTATATTGTTGTTTTTCTCAACCACTCTGTTCTTTCTTTACAACCTCACCACTTATTCATTACTAAAGTTTCATATTCTAATTCATACCGTATTgtactattaatttatattattagtttGGTTATAGTAACCATCTTGTTCTAATTCATACGGTAGATTAGAAAAAATGTTGCTTTCAACATACGTAAATTGTATTGAACTTTCGCGgagatattttatttaaaggATTTAGATTCTAGAAAATGTATTTGGCATTCATCTTGAATCAGATGTGATTCTTTTTACAACATGGTTTAGTACACGGATGGTAAACTCTacgttagaaaaatatataatatgcttTGTCCATTTTTAGTTATGACTTCTATCCTTTCGTATTCAATGTATCGAGCTTTAGATTATAATGTATGATTTGTATAATTATGTATGATCACCACGTTTAACAATTGGCTTGTTCtgaaaaaataagttcaatCAAGATTTGCGTATCCTTATTGTCGACTCATGATTCGGTAATCTAAAGATAACGTGTGAACACTCAAAACGTAGGTTGAGATGAATTTCAAGAACTCAGGGATTGGGACTTTAACTTAATTAGTTATAGTCTTTTTTATTCTTTGTCAATTTTGTAATGTCATAGAACGTAACTGTAAAAGTGATAGCGTGACCGTGGTCGTCCGTCTCCGGGTTTCACAGATAAAAAACTTAAATGATCAATAGCCGTTTTAGCCTTTAAATTTTCATTGAACTAATGATAATCCTTTAACCCAACGTTCATAAACTTTCATATCATATCAAACTATGAAAATGACCAACCACCCTTTTTCCTAAGATCTTTGTTTTCACACTTGTTTAATATGTCTTCTAATGTCGGCCATTTATTTCGTCTAAAATCATTATAAAACAGCAGTGTTATACTATTTTTTCGttatataataaagaaaacTAGCCGTAAAGCTTGAATACCAAACATGAATCATTACAAGCATGAGGTTTCACTACAATGTGGCCCCAACCAAAGAAACTAATTGTTGTTTCTTCATCAGTTCCAAACCAACATGAGTTGTTCGTTTCCCTTTTTTATGAACAAATTTATGAATGTTGATTTTCACAATTTGCTCATGCGAACGTCATTACTCATGCGAACTATATGCTTTCACAATTTCATGAATGTTGATTTTCTAGCTTTTTTATGgcgaaatatattttatatttataattttatttacatacgTCATATTAATAATTAGTCAACTTATATTTGGGTTAGTCTTGGGGAGCAAACAATCGAAACTTAATTCACTACATACAGAGTCTAAAATATAGGAAAACAGTTAGAAATTTCGAATCATTAGATGCTTTTAAGATTGGGGAAatcctattaaaaaaaatagtccTCTATACTTTTTTAGTTAGAACAAGACTAGACCTCCAAATGCTTTTCTAATATATAATTCCACAAGAAAATTACGtgatttaaattcttttttatttgtaaagTTTCACATATAAAATTTTTGGTGACCAGTACTGCTAGATGACTAAAATGTTTTGGTTCACTTTTACTTTGGAGATTGAACGTTGGTGGAGTTTGAATTGGATTGCTTTTTTCGACCGCCTTTTACTTTGGAAATTGAACGTTGGTGAAGTTTGAATCCAATTCAGTTACTAATGAACGAAGTCGAAAtctatcaaaaagaaaagacttctGTGAGGCCAATCCCACAGTAATGTAAGTAcgaaaatatatgattaaatgtTGCTAGCTACATCCAATCAGTCCACTATTGCAGCCTAGTAAAGGCCGgcccatatatttatattaaccaAGAGAATCAACAAGAAGCAAACATATTCATAAACCACTTGAATCCTGGTTCCAACTCTACAAGGGTTTTGAAAAGAGAGGGAGTTGTAAACTAACTGATCACAACCTAACTCAGCAGATTCAGCTTTCCAGTACAAGAAGAGACAAATCTTCTTATTCatgttatataaaaacaaaaactgatTCAGCAAGCCTCTTAGACATGATGCAGTTGCTATGATGTTTACTCTTAGTAAATATAATTTCTTCTGATTTCTTCAATGCAAAGCCATATCGTGGATTAGCTCGGTTTCTTGGCAATGACTCGATATTTTGTCACCATTTTCTAGACCGTTCACCTAATGTTATGAGAACTTTTCTAAGTGTAGATGGCTTTTCTTTTGTAACAGCAATGCAGGTTTGACTGAAAGATTTGGGCTCTTCATCTGTGGCCGTGAAATGGCAAAACGCATTCTGTGAACTGACTGATCCCGTGGACCAGGTATGGCACTCTTACACATGTTTGTGTCTTGTTGACTAACATTCTACATTGTTAATGATCTGCTAGTTAACTTTGTGTACACCGGatcataaaatattaactattgATTTAAATTTTGGTAGAAGGCGCGGTTGGAAGAGCAGGTAAGGCAGCATAACGCAAAGCGAGTAGCGGCTGCACCTGAAACTTCTGAACGaaagataatgatgatgataatgattcATATGAGGTGACCCGTGATGAAGACTTTCTCACTGCCTTGGAATAAGGAATGCCTCCGGCTTCTGGAATGgtacttatatatttattcgttatttttttctatacGATTAGATTATTAGTATTGACGTTGGTGAATTTGCGCAAGTTCAAAAACATGACCAAACTTGTATGCTCAGGTACGTATATTAGTTCActcttactgttttttttttgtttctcgtAGGGGCTTGGTATTGACAAACTCAGCGAGTATAACACTAAGAGATGTCATTGCGTTTCCTGTTCTGTAAGTTCAGCTGTAACACTTATGCCCAATGTGGTAAATGGTATACATTGTTGTAGCTTTTGGATTCTTGTGTATTGTTTTGGTTATTTCTCAAGCCGAGGAAGTTGGAAGAAGCATGTGTAAATGATTTTATTCTTGATGAGTGCTTGAAATCAAAACAGATAGACAATAAtacatacaaaataaataaaacagtttCATAATGTTATTTGTGTTTCGCTCGTCCAGTTTGTCATACAGTGGATGGTGATGCAACTTTTGTCACAAGTGTAGAACCATTATGTTGCCTCTAGCTTCTTATCATAAACTTGACACCAGTAAATGTCATATGCATCTTCTCCATAGAAGATGAATAGATGATGCTTAGATGTGTGTATTAGACACGTGCTGAGGGTAGTGGATAAACCACTCGTTATATTTTcttgtaagaagaagaagcttcaccCTCTCTTCTCTTAGATTTTAGCTGATTTTCCAAATGATTCTGTGTGGAAAAACATGATCTCCTGCTGTTTAAGTTAGGGACAAAGCTAAAACCAAAAGGAACTTTAATCATTGTTATACATTAATTGATTCGAAtgttgtttacttgtttaattaaattactatgatatactttatatttttgttggaAAAGGACAAGCTAACGCCAATATTTATAAAGTCTAAACATGGGTTATACAAAGATTTGCTGTTTTGGGATAATAATGCTTTTAGGTTCTATCTTAGAGGTTGATGAAGTTACTTATGGAATGTATCCGACCAATTATAAGCAATAATAAGCAAATCTCACTCATGTGTGGGACAAGTTGAATGGCTTTTGAGTTTGATTGATCTCGAGATCTAATGTCAGAACTCAGAAGCATCCTGTGTCGCATCATTATTCTCTATATTGGCACACGCATTATATGCATCTACACACCTAGGTATTTGAATATACATATGAGTGATTTGCATAAATTTGGTAGGCCTACATGACATCGTGTAGATACATAATTTAGATCATATCTGGATTTGTCAattatagaaattatatataaacttttttgaTAAGTACTTCCTTCACATGGAATGACTTATTCCATTGAGCATTAATCATTTAGTTTGGCATGAGTCAtccaatattaatatatattttagagttgcaagatacatatattttattgcaTAATCTAATGTTCTGCAAGCAAAATTTTTAATCTACGGATTTGTACTAATTTCCTCTCCACATTTGCatcagaataatattttgaattcaGAAAACTATTGAGAAATTATAACAAATGTAGttattatcaaaaataaaaaatgagaattatataataattttcattttaaccAACAAATTAATAGTTATATGTATAATGTATTCTTCTTGATAAAAGTATATGTTGATAGTTTCCCACTGACTTTTTTCCCTTGATGGAGTTCGAAACGTTGTGTCGACATACACATCACAATCGCATTCAAAATAtggtttattaaaattttaattcttatatattttgaataaaataatggAAATATCGGACTAAGGTTGTTGAATATTTAATCAGAAACTGCCGTGAAATTATTTATCATCAAgattataaaaattgaaaatacatgGATAAATGCCTACCTTTACAGGAATCTAAAAGTACAAATGATAgaaaaaattaactatataaacaaaatatatatgcaGTTATATACAGTTTACATTCGTTTTTAACCACCAAAAAGTTAGTTATTATTTGTATTCTAGAATATTTATTAGACATATTTTTGCTGATATACTATCCCAATTCCCAAGACAGAGATTTAGCAAGGGAAGTGTATAGTTTATAAGTTAAAAAAGACTTCACCTTTAGATGCACTTAAAAAAAAGCAAATTCGAGGACAAACTTTATATTCTTCTTCTGATGCGAGAGAGTGAGAAGAACAAAAGggtttgaaattttcaaattcCTCTGCTTTTCCCATGGCTGATTGTTATCAACTGGAATCTATTCTTTTCCACTTTTGTCTCTTTCCTCATCTGATCAACTCTTAATTTATGTTCTTTGGATTCTCTCAGAgaggatatttatatatattgtggtTATCAACTCTTCTTTGGAAACCCTTttgctctgtttttgttttcagaaattaaagatttttttaaggtttttttttcaatctggGCACgtaaagtttgaaactttatcaaaaagacaaaagaggTCTTCTTGTCTAATTGGTTGGTGATTGGGTGTGTTTCAAAGACCCAACATATGTTTTGATGAGGGTTTTGCTGTGTAAGATCCAGTGCCCTTCTTTCTTCTGCTTCTGCAAGCCTTCTCCTCACATCTACGCCGCATCAGGCTCGCTTAAAGTAGAGAACACGCCTCCTCAAGTGTCTTCTCCTTCCATTACTACTACGGTTGTTGAtgacaatgatgatgatgatgatcattaTGTTGATGCACATGCCGCAGAATGTGTTGATGGAGATCATGCTATAGAGGAAAAGGAAGAAGCTTGTGGTGTAGAGGAGAAGAAACAAGAAGGTGGGATCTTGAAAAGCAGTCTCAAGAAGGCGGTTTTGGATTCACCAagggtggagaagaagaagaaggtacaGTGGGTGGACTTGATGGGGAAAGAACTTGCTGAGATCCGTGAGTTCGAGTCTAGGTTAGTCTTGATTTAAAGATTGGATCTTTTAAATCAGTTGCATTTGTTTGATTACTCGTTTTCTTTGcagtgaagaagatgatgtcaGATATGATGGAGATCAGAGCTGTGTTTGCGTTATCCTGTGATCAACTCAGTTCAGTTTTGCTCGGAGATAAGGAAATGGTGAAAGGTGAAGAAGCTTGCTGGAGATTGATCCATGTTGGTTTTGTGGCCTTGGCTATAGAGTCCATAGTACATATAGTAGAATCTACATTTGCTTGTCTGAGGTTATATGAAGTTTCTATATATAACTTGGCAGCATTTTGGTATGGTTTTAGAATTGTGAAAAGAATTGCTTTTTATTACAATTGTTTCTTTGGGCAGTTAGTGAATCTCTTTCTCATTCAGATTCAAATGTTGAAATCTAGTTATATGCATTGTTCCGAGTTCATCAGCATTTTTTAGCATATGGTTGTCTTGATCATGTAATGTATAACTTAGACCATATTCAACTACAACTGGTTCACTTATGGTCTTATAATCACATATAGAAATCCCTTTTCACTGGAagagatacctattaagggatcCATAAACCATCTCCCTTTTTCTTGGCCACAATACTGCTTTTGAGAAAAATCCAAGCTTTGTAGACTCTCTAGATCTCTAATACTGAATATGTTTCAGGTTAGGTTAGTGTATGATTGTGTATATTGGTTGAACAGATAAATTTTTCACTAGTTCAACGGGTGACCGACATCTGATGAACACATTATTCTCTGGTTCAAAGGTCACCACACTTGCGGGCCGGTCCTGGACCATGCTAGGTGAAACATTCGCAACAAGCCCTCAAAATCTCAGAGCCGGCCCTGCTTGCACATAAATTTTGTTTGCAAGCTAAAGTAATCCGGTGAGCTACTCTCGTTTAGGAATGTTCATCTACTACATTCCTCTTTAAGAGCAAACCCGGTTGTTCTATCTCAGTATCCACATCCTGAAACATTCAGACATGGTTCTAAGTAATGAGAGCAACCAAGGAACCAAATGGAAGACGTGGCAGTGCAAGTCTATGCAGAGGCCCAATTTGGGATGTATTGTTGATTGGTTGTGACATTAGAAGACCACTAATAAATAATAGTCCATAACTTTATAAAACAGGCCCAATTGTGATAGACTTTAAAATCTTCAGAATTGGCCCATTAACTTCGAGTTAAAAGGTAAATGTCATATTTCTTCAATTGTATGTTCTCGGTTACTCGGTAACTTCctctcaaaaaaattatttacatataagGTTTTGACTGGACATATAAAAGTCCCAATAATATAATATCTTGACAATTATAGGGGGAACCTTTACCCAATTTTGCTCTATTTTtggtcaaatatatatatttaagatttgtttttggggtcaaatatatatatttaagatttgtatctatttacaagattaccaaTTGATATCGGATGGGAAATTTCATGGGTAATTACTAGAACCAAAGGGTCAAAAGTCTTTATGACAAAAAAGGAAATATCTTAAAAGtggaagaaataaatatattcaaaagaaaaaaagagaggacgCTCGCTCGTGGATCTATTTGAATCACTCGAAGGTGCACAGAGAcaaaaaccctttttttttctctcctcctccttctccttctccttctcctttgcTTGGCGGCTGCGGCCAATCTCACCCTCCCACCTTCTCCTAAATCCCTTAAACCCTAGATTCGATCTAGGtttctatctatctatctatcctCTCCCGCATCCCTTATCCGAGAAGGATCTATCAATCTCCGTTGCCGAATCTCTTAAACCATGGCTACTACCGTCGCTCAAACTGCTGATCGTATCCTTTCGCTTTACGTTTCTCgatctgtttttttatttaaatcggATCTCGATTCGTGTTTTCGTTTTCGTTTTCGTTTTCTCTATCACTCTCTCAGTGACGTGATTCGATTTTCGTCagatttatattataaagtagatttagggtttctctGCCCTCTCGATGTACTAATTGGTGAAAATCGATTAGTCTCATGTGGCGaacgattgattgattgattgattttcaCTATTGTAACGGTTGATTTCAAACTCAAAAGGTCTATTGCTTCCTTGACTcacattgttttgtttttagaaTCTGCGGATATGTTGCAGAAGCTTACATTGGATTCACAACCCAAAGCTTCAGAGATTCCTGAGCCTAAGAAGGTGTGAATCtgctttgtttattttttttggtcttaccagctttttttttaaacgagatGATTTGTTTGTTGCAGGCTGCTGTTTACCAGTATGGAGGTGTGGATGTACACGGTCAAGTTCCTTCCTATGACCGATCACTGACGCCATTGCTTCCCAGTGATGCTGCGGATCCTTCGGTTTGCTATGTTCCAAATGCTTACCAGCAGCCCTTTTACTATGGTAGTAGTAGCTTCATCCCCAAGGCCTATACGATTTACAACCATTGCTTAATTGTCACGAATGCTTAACAagtttctcacttttttttttaatttttcaggaTATGGGGCGAGTGGTCAAGATTGGAGCGAGTTCACTGGGTACAACCCTAGTCTTGAGGGTGTGGACATGAGTGCTGTAAGTGTGTGATTAATAGGTTTTTTTATTCTCTTCATATCTGCTGTTCTTGACATGTTTTGATAATGTTTTTATCAGGGAGTTTATGGAGAGAATGGATCTCTTGTGTATCCTGGATACGGTTATGCTGCTTATCCTTACTCGCCAGCGACTAGCCCTGCTCCACAGGTTGGCGGAGATGGGCAGTTGTACGGTGCTCAGCAGTACCAGTACCCTGCTTTTTTCCCCGCTGGACCTGTTGCTACCCCTGCCCAGGGAGATCTCACTGCAAACAAAGCTGGTGGCGTGAAGACGTTACCTGCAGAGAGCAAGAATGTTGCTTCTGCTGCTGGTATTGCGAAAGGAGCTCCGGGGAAACCAAATAGCCAGACCACCCTTAACACCGCGAGCAATTTTTATGGTAATGGTGGTCCGGGAAGCGGTTTTGCTGCTGGTTATCAGGATCCTAGATACAGCTATGATGCGTATTATGGTAATGTGTCGTCTTACGACGCCACTAAGTATTCAGATGTGCAGAGGCCTGCTGCTGGTAGTGGAGTTGCATCCTCATATTCGAAGGCAACCAGTGTGCCTTCATCGAGGAATCAAAACTACCGCTCAAATTCCCATTACACGGTATGATATCTTTCCAAATTTCTTTGTGTTAACAAAACGCTATTGTGTTTTATTGGCTTTTAATAAATGTTTCTTCTATGCAGGGTGTGCACCAGGCTGCATCAATGGCAGGCTACGGTACAACTCAGGGAATGTACAACAGGATGTATCCAAACAAGTTATATAGCAACAACTATGGTAGCTCGGGGAGATATGGCTCTTCCGGGTATGATTCAAGAACAAATGGAAGAGGATGGGTAAACACAACAGACAACAGATACAGAAGCTGGGGAAGGGGTAACGGTTGCTTCTATGGAAATGAGAACAACGGAGATGGTTTGAATGAACTCAACAGGGGACCTAGAGCAAAGGGCACAAAGAACCAGAAGGATAATTCAGAAGATAGCTTAGAGGTTAAGGAGCAGACTGCTGCCTCAGATGTAGCTGAGACTGTGGAGACGGAGAACACCTGTATTGTTCCTGACAGAGAACAGTACAACAAAGAAGATTTCCCAGTGGATTATGAGAATGCCATGTTCTTTGTCATCAAGTCCTACAGTGAAGATGATGTGCACAAGAGCATCAAGTACAATGTTTGGGCTAGCACACCAAATGGAAACAAGAAGCTTGCTGCTGCATACGAGGAAGCTCAGCAGAAGCCTGGAGGCTGTCCTATCTTCCTCTTTTTCTCGGTGTGTGTATAATCCTTAAACCAATTACACTTCGTTTGATAATATTGAGCTATATTAACCCTTTTTTTTGTCTTCCAGGTCAATGCAAGTGGACAATTTGTTGGGCTTGCTGAAATGACTGGACCAGTTGATTTTGATACGAATGTGGAGTACTGGCAGCAAGACAAGTGGACTGGCTCTTTCCCTCTCAAGTGGCATATTGTGAAGGATGTTCCAAACAGTTTGCTGAAACATATCACCCTTGAGAACAACGAGAACAAGCCTGTAACCAACAGTAGAGATACACAAGAGGTAACAGACCTGTAAAAGCTTTTTACATTTCTTTTAAGTTATGTTCATGATTCTGTTTttctggtgttgaagtttcttTTGTGGGATCGTGTTATAGGTCAAGTTGGAGCAAGGGTTGAAGATTGTGAAAATTTTCAAGGAGCATACTAGCAAGACTTGCATTTTGGATGACTTTTCCTTCTACGAGGTTAGGCAAAAGACTATCTTGGAGAAGAAAGCCAAGCAGCAGCAGACTCAGAAACAGGCAAGAACAACATAACGATTCTGTGAAACTTTGTAGTCATAGGTTTACAACTCGAGTGTTTCCTCTAACATCTTAATCAACAGGTAAGTGAGGGGAAGACTGCAACGGATGATAAAAAGGAATCCTCAACTGCTGATAAAGAATCTCCTCCAGCTGGTCAAACTACTGGCGATGTTACCAAGGTCGATGAGAATGGGTCAGTTGCTAAACCAGTTGGTGTGGTGGCAAATGGTTGCTAGATTAGTCCATGTAGCTCACGGCTAGAGCATTAGAGGCAACAAGAGAGCCAGAAGATTGAACATTCCCGTTTTCACTTTCTCTTGAGAACAAGTGCCGTGAGCTTTGAAGCATGGGGGGGGACGAGCGTTAGTACCTGAGACAGATCCGTTTCTTTTCCCTTAGAAGTTAAAATCTTAGTTTTTCAATCTCTTTCATTTTCTCATTTTTCCCTCTCTACAAttttcagcttttttttttttttttttttcaatttctgtTGATCCTCCTACCCTGTAAAAATGCTTATAGGACCTACTAAATAGTGGGAAGAATTAGAGAAAAGGACATAACAGCAGGGTGGGTGggatttgttttcatttcttttggaTTTTAGGCAGATTTTGGTTCTTCTGTTTCTTGTTTTGGTTCAGACTCGACtctcttttgagtttttttagtGTCAGACTTGATGGCCTTGGCCTCTTTTCACCTTTCTTGCTTTGGAAGTTAATTGAATCATTCctagtttaaaatt
The Brassica napus cultivar Da-Ae chromosome A1, Da-Ae, whole genome shotgun sequence DNA segment above includes these coding regions:
- the LOC106351695 gene encoding arabinogalactan protein 12; this encodes MESMKMKLMVVLTVAIVAFSAVGKVAAQTAESPAPSPTSDAAAMFVPALFASVAALASGFLF
- the LOC106347582 gene encoding uncharacterized protein LOC106347582, producing the protein MRVLLCKIQCPSFFCFCKPSPHIYAASGSLKVENTPPQVSSPSITTTVVDDNDDDDDHYVDAHAAECVDGDHAIEEKEEACGVEEKKQEGGILKSSLKKAVLDSPRVEKKKKVQWVDLMGKELAEIREFESSEEDDVRYDGDQSCVCVIL
- the LOC106347581 gene encoding YTH domain-containing protein ECT2-like; its protein translation is MATTVAQTADQSADMLQKLTLDSQPKASEIPEPKKAAVYQYGGVDVHGQVPSYDRSLTPLLPSDAADPSVCYVPNAYQQPFYYGYGASGQDWSEFTGYNPSLEGVDMSAGVYGENGSLVYPGYGYAAYPYSPATSPAPQVGGDGQLYGAQQYQYPAFFPAGPVATPAQGDLTANKAGGVKTLPAESKNVASAAGIAKGAPGKPNSQTTLNTASNFYGNGGPGSGFAAGYQDPRYSYDAYYGNVSSYDATKYSDVQRPAAGSGVASSYSKATSVPSSRNQNYRSNSHYTGVHQAASMAGYGTTQGMYNRMYPNKLYSNNYGSSGRYGSSGYDSRTNGRGWVNTTDNRYRSWGRGNGCFYGNENNGDGLNELNRGPRAKGTKNQKDNSEDSLEVKEQTAASDVAETVETENTCIVPDREQYNKEDFPVDYENAMFFVIKSYSEDDVHKSIKYNVWASTPNGNKKLAAAYEEAQQKPGGCPIFLFFSVNASGQFVGLAEMTGPVDFDTNVEYWQQDKWTGSFPLKWHIVKDVPNSLLKHITLENNENKPVTNSRDTQEVKLEQGLKIVKIFKEHTSKTCILDDFSFYEVRQKTILEKKAKQQQTQKQVSEGKTATDDKKESSTADKESPPAGQTTGDVTKVDENGSVAKPVGVVANGC